From the genome of Fusobacterium varium, one region includes:
- the porD_1 gene encoding Pyruvic-ferredoxin oxidoreductase subunit delta — protein sequence MKNKAGVLITEDINWKDITPGGVVYEAGSAQHFRTGDWRSMKPVLLRDKCVDCLLCVPCCPDSAIPVKDGKRLDFDMDHCKGCGICVKACPFKAIEFIKE from the coding sequence ATGAAAAATAAAGCTGGTGTACTAATAACTGAAGATATTAACTGGAAAGATATAACTCCTGGTGGAGTAGTCTATGAAGCTGGAAGTGCTCAACATTTTAGAACTGGAGATTGGAGATCAATGAAGCCAGTATTGTTGAGAGATAAATGTGTTGACTGTCTTTTATGTGTGCCTTGCTGTCCAGATTCAGCAATACCTGTAAAAGATGGAAAGAGATTAGATTTTGATATGGATCATTGCAAAGGTTGTGGAATTTGTGTAAAAGCATGTCCATTTAAAGCGATAGAATTTATAAAAGAGTAG
- the porC_2 gene encoding Pyruvate synthase subunit porC yields the protein MKEIFEIRWHGRGGQGAKTASLLLADAAFSGGMYVQGFPEYGPERMGAPITAYNRISKERVTVHSNIYEPDFVVVVDETLIESVDVTKGLKEDGAIIINSSKPASEFKALLKGYKGRVYTCDARTISEETLGKNFPNTPMLGAVVKVSGVMEEKSFLEAMENSFAHKFASKPEVLKGNMAALVRSMNEVKE from the coding sequence ATGAAAGAAATTTTTGAAATAAGATGGCATGGAAGAGGCGGTCAAGGAGCCAAAACAGCTTCTTTACTTTTAGCAGATGCAGCATTCAGTGGTGGAATGTATGTTCAAGGTTTCCCAGAATATGGACCTGAAAGAATGGGAGCTCCTATTACTGCTTACAATCGTATCTCTAAAGAGAGAGTTACAGTTCATTCTAATATTTATGAACCTGATTTCGTTGTTGTTGTTGATGAAACTCTTATTGAAAGTGTTGATGTAACTAAAGGACTTAAGGAAGATGGTGCTATCATCATCAATAGTTCTAAACCTGCTTCTGAATTTAAAGCTCTTTTAAAAGGGTACAAAGGAAGAGTTTATACTTGTGATGCAAGAACTATTTCTGAAGAAACTCTTGGTAAAAACTTCCCTAATACTCCTATGCTTGGAGCAGTAGTAAAAGTAAGTGGAGTAATGGAAGAAAAATCTTTTCTTGAAGCAATGGAAAACTCTTTTGCGCATAAATTTGCAAGTAAACCAGAAGTACTAAAGGGAAATATGGCAGCATTAGTACGTTCTATGAATGAGGTGAAGGAATAA
- the abgT_2 gene encoding Aminobenzoyl-glutamate transport protein, with protein MEKNVQMKKNGLFERFLNFVEVAGNKLPHPVAMFFGFFVITIIFSFILSKAGVSVTYSEIAKGTGKVVQKTTMVQNLLTVSGIRGIFTSAVKNFTGHAALGSIVVAMLGVGLADGTGLLSALIKKLVLSTPKVMVSAIVVFAGVMSNIASDAGYVVLIPLGAVIFASFGRHPLAGIAAAFAGVSGGFSANLLIGTTDPLLGGISTSAAQIVLPGYSVDATANYFFMFVSTFLITIIGAWITDKIVEPRLGEYTGPKLEIDSNSQLTPGEKKGLKVSVVSIIIFVVVILFMVLPQNAILKLNAKEIEAFIAANHRQPGTMELLKPFFSESIVFVLMLAFFIPGLFYGISAGTVKSHKDVIKALVKAMASCGQVFVIIFISAQFVYVFTKSNIGIVIAVKLANILKDMGITGVAAAVGLIFLTAFVNLFIGGASSKWLMLSPVFIPMFVELGLTPEYTQLAYRIGDSTTNIISPLMSYFPIIVGFAAKYAKNEEDMGLGTVIAMMLPYSIVFLVAWTILFLAWTFLGIPIGPGVNMFM; from the coding sequence ATGGAAAAAAATGTACAAATGAAAAAAAATGGATTGTTTGAAAGATTCTTGAATTTTGTTGAAGTTGCAGGAAATAAATTACCTCATCCAGTAGCAATGTTCTTTGGATTTTTCGTAATAACTATTATTTTCTCGTTTATACTTTCAAAAGCAGGAGTTTCTGTTACTTATTCAGAAATTGCTAAAGGTACTGGTAAAGTAGTTCAAAAAACTACTATGGTACAAAATCTTTTAACTGTAAGTGGCATTAGGGGAATTTTTACTTCAGCTGTTAAAAATTTTACAGGGCATGCTGCTCTTGGGTCAATAGTTGTGGCTATGCTTGGAGTTGGTCTTGCTGATGGAACAGGGCTTTTAAGTGCTCTTATTAAAAAATTAGTTTTATCTACTCCAAAAGTTATGGTATCTGCTATAGTTGTATTTGCTGGAGTTATGTCAAATATAGCTTCTGATGCTGGATATGTTGTTTTAATTCCATTAGGTGCTGTGATTTTTGCTTCATTTGGAAGACACCCACTAGCTGGTATAGCTGCTGCATTTGCTGGGGTATCTGGAGGATTTTCAGCTAACTTGCTTATAGGAACAACTGATCCTCTTTTAGGAGGTATCAGTACTTCTGCTGCTCAAATAGTTCTTCCAGGGTATTCAGTTGATGCAACTGCAAATTATTTCTTTATGTTTGTTTCTACTTTTCTTATTACTATTATTGGAGCATGGATTACAGATAAAATAGTAGAGCCTAGACTTGGTGAATATACAGGACCTAAATTAGAAATCGACAGTAATTCTCAACTAACTCCTGGTGAAAAAAAAGGGTTGAAAGTTTCTGTTGTTTCAATAATTATTTTTGTGGTGGTTATTTTATTTATGGTTCTACCTCAAAATGCTATTCTTAAATTAAATGCAAAAGAAATTGAAGCTTTCATTGCTGCTAATCATAGACAACCTGGAACAATGGAGCTTTTAAAGCCATTCTTTAGTGAATCTATTGTTTTTGTCTTAATGCTTGCATTTTTTATTCCAGGTCTATTTTATGGAATTTCTGCTGGAACAGTTAAATCACACAAAGATGTTATTAAAGCATTAGTAAAAGCTATGGCTTCATGTGGACAGGTATTTGTTATTATTTTTATTTCTGCTCAATTCGTTTATGTTTTTACTAAATCTAATATTGGTATTGTAATAGCTGTAAAATTAGCTAACATATTAAAAGATATGGGAATTACAGGAGTTGCAGCAGCAGTAGGTCTAATCTTTCTTACTGCTTTTGTCAATCTTTTCATTGGAGGAGCTTCTTCAAAATGGCTTATGCTTTCTCCTGTTTTTATTCCAATGTTTGTTGAACTTGGTCTTACTCCTGAATATACTCAATTAGCTTATAGAATAGGAGATTCTACTACAAATATTATATCTCCATTAATGTCATATTTTCCTATTATAGTTGGATTTGCAGCTAAATATGCTAAAAATGAGGAAGATATGGGATTGGGAACTGTTATTGCAATGATGCTTCCTTATTCAATAGTATTTTTAGTAGCTTGGACAATTTTATTCTTAGCATGGACTTTCTTAGGTATTCCTATTGGACCTGGAGTAAATATGTTTATGTAA
- a CDS encoding Domain of uncharacterised function DUF: protein MGIFQIFFMGLGLSMDAFAISLCQGLIMGKIKIGKTTKIAFTFGIFQTIMPILGFYIGNILVEKFHNTVI, encoded by the coding sequence TTGGGAATTTTTCAAATTTTTTTTATGGGATTGGGACTTTCAATGGATGCTTTTGCTATTTCTTTATGTCAGGGACTTATAATGGGAAAGATAAAAATAGGAAAAACTACAAAGATAGCATTTACTTTTGGAATATTTCAAACAATTATGCCAATATTAGGTTTTTACATTGGAAATATTTTAGTGGAAAAGTTTCACAATACAGTAATATAA
- the yebN gene encoding putative sporulation protein YtaF: MIREARKTDDCCTEDGCSSKALLALGIATSIDALAIGFTFSFLKDFNIFISSGEIGIITFIISAAGVVLGTKFGTLLESKAQYLGGIILIIIGIKSLAGNFA; the protein is encoded by the coding sequence ATGATAAGGGAAGCTAGAAAAACAGATGATTGTTGCACAGAAGATGGTTGTAGTTCAAAAGCTCTTTTAGCATTAGGAATAGCAACAAGTATTGATGCATTGGCAATAGGATTTACTTTTTCATTTTTAAAAGATTTTAACATTTTTATATCATCTGGTGAAATTGGAATAATTACTTTTATAATATCAGCTGCTGGGGTAGTTTTAGGAACAAAGTTTGGAACTTTGTTAGAAAGCAAAGCTCAATATCTAGGAGGAATAATACTTATAATTATAGGAATTAAAAGTTTAGCAGGGAATTTCGCTTAA
- the cdr_1 gene encoding Coenzyme A disulfide reductase: MKVIIVGGVAAGTKVAAKLKRENRSNEVIVLTKSKEISYAGCGLPYYVGNVIKNKEQLIVNTPEKFSKLTDAEVHTEVEVISLDREKKIIKAKDLKLNKEIEYSYDKLVIATGASPVKPPIKGLDLSGVYFMRTPDDAINLRADIEAGKIKKAAVIGGGYIGLEVAENLALQNIKVSVVEMAPHILTGFDKEFAEYAEDYLIDHGIMVFTETKLESIEGTERVEKIQTSKKVMEVDAVIMSVGIRPNTEFLADTGIELLPNKTIKVNEYFQTNDENIYAAGDCVSVKNILTDKLVWSPMGSSANIEGRIIAQNLSGKKIKFKGVLGTAVAKLPGLNVGRTGLTETAAREMGFDVVSVVTVEDDKAHYYAGASNFIIKLIADRKTLKILGVQVFGTGAVDKVVDVIVTAMSMRGTLHDIEDLDLAYAPPFSTAIHPIVHTVNVLFNKINGVLESITPAEYLDGNGMGYTVFDSCTVPTIEGAPYLELTEVNGKLPGYDLDDRLLLVCNRGRKAYLIQNRLKYYGYTNTRVLEGGVTFNKVKI, encoded by the coding sequence ATGAAAGTGATAATAGTAGGTGGAGTAGCAGCAGGAACTAAAGTAGCTGCAAAATTGAAAAGAGAAAATCGTAGTAATGAAGTAATTGTTTTAACTAAAAGTAAAGAGATATCTTATGCTGGTTGTGGATTACCTTATTATGTTGGAAATGTAATAAAAAATAAAGAACAACTTATTGTAAATACTCCTGAGAAATTTTCTAAACTTACTGATGCTGAAGTTCATACAGAAGTTGAAGTCATTAGTTTGGACAGAGAGAAAAAAATAATAAAAGCAAAAGATTTAAAGTTAAATAAAGAGATTGAATATTCATATGATAAACTAGTTATAGCTACTGGAGCAAGTCCTGTGAAACCACCAATAAAAGGATTGGATCTTTCAGGAGTTTATTTTATGAGAACTCCAGATGATGCTATTAATTTAAGAGCTGATATAGAAGCTGGAAAAATAAAAAAGGCAGCTGTAATAGGTGGAGGATATATAGGATTGGAAGTTGCTGAAAATTTAGCTCTTCAAAATATAAAAGTGTCTGTTGTAGAGATGGCTCCTCATATTCTTACAGGATTTGATAAAGAATTTGCTGAATATGCAGAAGATTATTTAATAGATCACGGAATAATGGTTTTTACTGAAACTAAATTAGAATCAATAGAAGGAACTGAAAGGGTAGAAAAGATACAAACTTCAAAAAAAGTTATGGAAGTGGATGCAGTCATTATGTCTGTTGGAATTCGTCCAAATACTGAATTTTTAGCAGATACTGGAATAGAACTTTTACCTAACAAAACAATAAAAGTAAATGAATATTTTCAAACAAATGATGAAAATATATATGCTGCAGGAGATTGTGTTTCAGTAAAAAATATACTTACAGATAAATTAGTATGGTCTCCAATGGGATCTTCAGCCAATATAGAAGGACGTATCATAGCTCAAAATTTAAGTGGTAAAAAAATAAAATTTAAAGGAGTTCTTGGAACTGCTGTAGCAAAACTTCCAGGATTAAATGTTGGAAGAACAGGGCTCACAGAAACTGCTGCTAGAGAAATGGGATTTGATGTTGTAAGTGTAGTAACTGTTGAAGATGATAAAGCACACTATTATGCTGGAGCATCAAATTTTATAATAAAACTTATTGCTGATAGAAAAACATTAAAAATACTTGGAGTACAAGTTTTTGGAACAGGAGCAGTGGATAAAGTAGTAGATGTAATAGTGACTGCTATGTCTATGAGAGGAACGCTTCATGATATAGAAGATTTAGATCTTGCATATGCACCACCATTTTCTACAGCAATACATCCAATAGTTCACACAGTAAATGTTCTTTTTAATAAAATAAATGGAGTATTAGAAAGTATAACACCAGCTGAATATTTAGATGGTAATGGAATGGGATATACAGTATTTGATTCATGTACTGTTCCAACAATAGAAGGAGCACCTTATTTGGAATTAACTGAAGTAAATGGAAAACTTCCTGGCTATGATTTAGACGATAGGTTGCTGTTGGTATGTAATAGAGGAAGAAAAGCATATCTTATTCAAAATCGTTTAAAATATTATGGTTATACAAATACAAGAGTGTTAGAAGGTGGAGTAACTTTTAATAAAGTAAAAATTTAA
- the purD_1 gene encoding Phosphoribosylamine--glycine ligase, with product MNFIFISPNFPKNYWNFCKGLKNNGINTLAIGDEEYYSLTDELKKSLNEYYKVSSLENYDEVYRACAYFAYKYGHIDWLESNNEYWLLRDAQLRTDFNINTGLKNDKIAGIKYKSIMKKFYEKAGVPSARYHIVTNYEEGKAFVDKVGYPVVVKPNNGVGATATYKLINDVELGYFYRDIPSVEYIMEEFIDGELLSYDGIAGKDKEIIFETAHAYPVPIMDIVNEQADVMYYSYKEIPEDLKEAGRKVVQAFDTNSRFFHCEFFRLLNDKKGLGKKEI from the coding sequence ATGAATTTTATTTTTATTTCACCAAATTTTCCAAAAAATTATTGGAATTTTTGCAAAGGATTGAAAAATAATGGAATAAATACTTTAGCGATAGGAGATGAAGAATATTACAGTTTAACAGATGAATTAAAAAAATCTTTAAATGAATATTATAAAGTATCTTCGCTAGAAAATTATGATGAAGTATATCGTGCATGTGCATATTTTGCATATAAATATGGACATATAGATTGGTTGGAATCTAATAATGAATATTGGCTTTTGAGAGATGCACAGCTTCGTACAGATTTTAATATTAATACAGGCCTCAAAAATGATAAAATAGCAGGAATAAAATATAAGAGTATAATGAAAAAATTTTATGAAAAAGCTGGAGTACCAAGTGCTCGTTATCATATTGTAACTAATTATGAAGAAGGAAAAGCGTTTGTTGATAAAGTTGGATATCCTGTAGTTGTAAAACCTAATAATGGAGTAGGAGCAACTGCAACATATAAATTAATAAATGATGTAGAATTAGGATATTTTTACAGAGATATTCCATCAGTTGAATATATTATGGAAGAATTTATAGATGGAGAATTATTATCATATGATGGTATAGCAGGAAAAGATAAAGAAATAATATTTGAAACAGCTCATGCATATCCTGTTCCTATAATGGATATAGTAAATGAACAGGCTGATGTAATGTATTATTCATATAAAGAGATTCCTGAAGATTTAAAGGAAGCTGGAAGAAAAGTAGTACAAGCATTTGATACTAACAGTCGTTTTTTTCACTGTGAATTTTTTAGACTTTTGAATGATAAAAAAGGTCTTGGAAAAAAGGAGATATAA
- a CDS encoding Predicted hydrolase of the alpha/beta superfamily translates to MVLKHEIFIEPFDLNRLLHIYIPDNIKEGERFPVMYMFDGHNLFFDSDATYGKSWGIKDFLDSSNTRIMIVGIECNHEGNKRLWEFSPYSFKDKYFGSVKGYGKILIDWIADHLKPMIDENFPTLPERKFTGLGGSSMGGLMSVYGTAIRSDIFSMGACLSPFYEHIFKKLVEELSKAEVNPETKFYISWGRYEVHSKKQLAVESEKNLIISRILTFKGVQVFPHLMVEGGHNEASWEKENLIWMTELGFIK, encoded by the coding sequence ATGGTTTTAAAACATGAAATTTTTATTGAACCTTTTGATTTGAATAGACTTTTACATATATATATTCCTGATAATATAAAAGAGGGAGAAAGATTTCCAGTAATGTATATGTTTGATGGACATAACTTATTTTTTGATTCAGATGCAACTTATGGAAAATCTTGGGGAATAAAAGATTTTTTGGATAGCTCTAATACAAGGATAATGATTGTAGGAATAGAATGTAACCATGAAGGAAATAAAAGACTTTGGGAATTTTCACCTTATTCTTTTAAAGATAAATATTTTGGAAGTGTAAAAGGATATGGTAAAATATTAATAGATTGGATAGCAGATCATTTAAAACCTATGATAGATGAAAACTTCCCAACACTTCCTGAAAGAAAATTTACTGGACTTGGTGGAAGTTCTATGGGTGGACTTATGTCAGTTTATGGAACTGCTATAAGATCAGATATATTTTCTATGGGAGCTTGTTTGTCACCTTTTTATGAGCATATATTTAAAAAGTTAGTAGAGGAACTTTCAAAAGCTGAAGTAAATCCAGAAACAAAATTTTATATTAGTTGGGGAAGATACGAAGTGCATTCTAAAAAGCAGCTAGCTGTAGAATCTGAAAAAAATCTTATTATAAGTAGAATACTTACATTTAAAGGAGTTCAAGTATTTCCTCATCTAATGGTAGAAGGTGGACATAATGAGGCTTCTTGGGAAAAAGAAAATCTGATATGGATGACTGAACTGGGATTTATAAAATAA